A genomic window from Salvelinus sp. IW2-2015 linkage group LG13, ASM291031v2, whole genome shotgun sequence includes:
- the LOC111972273 gene encoding eEF1A lysine and N-terminal methyltransferase-like isoform X2, giving the protein MKDWSSQRAASLTPQPQPPLRRRAEGKPSAPPPVPSQTPGGTLAVDKGLVCCAHHRVMVAGLAMLGVGSNHNKDVLVSVLLVGLGGGGLELDPAVLDLKVA; this is encoded by the exons ATGAAGGACTGGTCCAGTCAGAGAGCTGCCTCACTGACCCCACAACCACAG CCTCCACTCAGAAGAAGAGCAGAAGGAAAGCCCTCTGCCCCTCCCCCTGTGCCCTCACAGACACCAGGTGGCACCCTGGCGGTGGATAAGGGCTTGGTCTGTTGTGCCCACCACAGGGTCATGGTGGCTGGCCTTGCCATGCTAGGGGTGGGCTCCAACCACAACAAAG ACGTCCTAGTGTCAGTGCTCCTGGTGGGTCTGGGTGGAGGAGGGCTGGAGCTGGACCCTGCGGTGCTGGACCTGAAGGTTgcatga
- the itpa gene encoding inosine triphosphate pyrophosphatase: MAIPAGRSVVFVTGNAKKLEEVIQILGDKFPYKLVSKKIDLPEYQGEPDEISIQKCKEAAKQVDGPVIVEDTCLCFRALGGLPGPYIKWFLDKLRPEGLYKMLAGFEDKSAWALCTFAFCPGKEEPVQLFRGITEGHIVEPRGPRDFGWDPCFQPDGFDKTYAELPKEVKNTISHRYRALAAMSEHFSSQANDNGMPDTKKKKQNN, from the exons ATGGCTATTCCAGCGGGGAGATCCGTTGTCTTCGTGACTGGAAACGCAAAGAAACTAGAAGAG GTGATTCAGATCTTGGGGGACAAGTTTCCCTACAAACTAGTGTCCAAGAAGATTGACT TGCCTGAATACCAGGGGGAACCAGACGAGATCTCTATACAGAAGTGTAAGGAAGCAGCAAAACAG GTTGATGGACCAGTCATAGTGGAGGACACCTGTCTCTGTTTCAGAGCATTGGGAGGTCTACCAGGACCCTACAT aaaatgGTTCCTGGATAAACTTAGGCCTGAAG gTCTGTATAAGATGTTGGCTGGGTTTGAAGATAAGTCAGCCTGGGCTCTGTGTACCTTTGCCTTCTGTCCAGGGAAAGAGGAGCCAGTACAACTCTTCAGAGGGATAACTGAG GGGCACATTGTAGAGCCTAGAGGCCCCAGAGACTTTGGATGGGACCCCTGTTTCCAGCCAGACGGATTTGACAAAAC TTATGCTGAGCTACCTAAGGAGGTGAAGAACACAATATCCCATCGGTACCGAGCCCTGGCAGCCATGTCCGAACACTTCTCCTCTCAGGCCAACGACAATGGCATGCCagacaccaagaagaagaaacagaacaACTAA
- the LOC111972273 gene encoding eEF1A lysine and N-terminal methyltransferase-like isoform X1, whose protein sequence is MKDWSSQRAASLTPQPQQPPLRRRAEGKPSAPPPVPSQTPGGTLAVDKGLVCCAHHRVMVAGLAMLGVGSNHNKDVLVSVLLVGLGGGGLELDPAVLDLKVA, encoded by the exons ATGAAGGACTGGTCCAGTCAGAGAGCTGCCTCACTGACCCCACAACCACAG CAGCCTCCACTCAGAAGAAGAGCAGAAGGAAAGCCCTCTGCCCCTCCCCCTGTGCCCTCACAGACACCAGGTGGCACCCTGGCGGTGGATAAGGGCTTGGTCTGTTGTGCCCACCACAGGGTCATGGTGGCTGGCCTTGCCATGCTAGGGGTGGGCTCCAACCACAACAAAG ACGTCCTAGTGTCAGTGCTCCTGGTGGGTCTGGGTGGAGGAGGGCTGGAGCTGGACCCTGCGGTGCTGGACCTGAAGGTTgcatga